The following are from one region of the Sorghum bicolor cultivar BTx623 chromosome 2, Sorghum_bicolor_NCBIv3, whole genome shotgun sequence genome:
- the LOC8056323 gene encoding anthocyanidin 5,3-O-glucosyltransferase: MQAMKRTIVLYPGLFVSHFVPMMQLADALLEAGYAVAVALIDLTMDQDVALAAAVDRVASAKPSPSPSVTIHRLPRIQNPPAITDCGGDAVLWYFKTVRRYNVRLREFLCSLQQQQPPRSVVHAVIVDGPSADALDVTKELGVPAYTFYATNASAVAVFLQLPWTHAEGQGQPSFKELGDTRLSVTGVPPMPASYLMPSMLHDPASESYKTMMRVMRRNPEPDGILVNTFASLEARVLRALRDPLFLPIGDGDSDSDGGCMRTPPVYCVGPLIVAAGDGETKEKHECLAWLDEQPERSVVFLCFGSLGSATHSAEQLREIAVGLERSGHRFLWVVRAPLPTGGVDTGPLFDPRADSDLQALLPPGFLERTRARGLVVKLWAPQVDVLNHRATGAFVTHCGWNSVMEAITAGVPMLCWPMYAEQKMNSVVMVEEVGIGVDLVGWQRGLVKAEEVEGKVRMVMESEEGEELRARVAAHRDAAAVAWKDGGSSRAAFGQFLSDVDSHVHVRGKDME, from the coding sequence ATGCAAGCCATGAAGAGGACGATCGTTCTGTACCCCGGCCTCTTCGTCAGCCATTTCGTCCCCATGATGCAGCTCGCCGACGCCCTCCTGGAGGCGGGCTACGCCGTTGCGGTGGCGCTCATCGACCTCACCATGGACCAGGACGTCGCCCTGGCAGCCGCCGTCGACCGCGTCGCCTCCGCCAAGCCGTCGCCATCGCCGTCGGTCACCATCCACAGGCTCCCTCGGATCCAAAATCCTCCCGCGATCACGGACTGCGGCGGCGACGCAGTCCTCTGGTACTTCAAGACCGTGAGACGCTACAACGTCCGCCTCCGTGAGTTCCTCTGCtccctgcagcagcagcagcctcccCGAAGCGTCGTCCACGCGGTGATCGTGGACGGGCCCTCCGCCGACGCGCTCGACGTCACCAAGGAGCTTGGCGTCCCGGCCTACACCTTCTACGCCACCAACGCCTCCGCCGTCGCGGTGTTCCTGCAGCTTCCGTGGACCCACGCGGAAGGCCAGGGCCAGCCAAGCTTCAAGGAGCTCGGAGACACCCGTCTCAGCGTCACCGGCGTCCCACCCATGCCGGCGTCGTACCTCATGCCGTCGATGCTCCACGACCCGGCCAGTGAGTCGTACAAGACGATGATGCGCGTGATGCGCCGGAACCCGGAGCCCGATGGCATCTTGGTGAACACGTTCGCGTCGCTGGAGGCCCGGGTGCTGAGAGCTCTCAGGGACCCACTGTTCCTCCCCATCGGCGACGGCGACAGCGACAGCGACGGCGGGTGCATGAGGACACCTCCGGTGTACTGCGTGGGGCCGTTGATCGTTGCAGCCGGCGACGGCGAGACGAAAGAAAAGCACGAGTGCCTCGCGTGGCTGGACGAGCAACCGGAGCGCAGCGTCGTGTTCCTCTGCTTCGGAAGCTTAGGCTCCGCCACCCACTCGGCGGAGCAGCTCAGGGAGATAGCCGTCGGCCTGGAGAGGTCCGGGCACCGGTTCCTGTGGGTGGTGCGGGCGCCTCTCCCCACCGGCGGCGTGGACACGGGGCCTCTGTTCGACCCGCGCGCCGACTCGGACCTCCAAGCGCTCCTGCCGCCCGGGTTCTTGGAGAGGACCAGAGCTCGCGGCCTCGTCGTGAAGCTGTGGGCGCCGCAGGTGGACGTGCTCAACCACAGGGCCACAGGTGCCTTCGTCACGCACTGCGGGTGGAACTCGGTGATGGAGGCGATCACGGCCGGAGTGCCGATGCTTTGCTGGCCTATGTACGCGGAGCAGAAGATGAACTCGGTGGTCATGGTGGAGGAGGTCGGAATCGGCGTGGATTTGGTTGGATGGCAGCGGGGGCTGGTCAAGGCCGAGGAGGTGGAGGGCAAGGTGAGGATGGTGATGGAGTCCGAGGAAGGGGAGGAGCTCAGAGCACGTGTGGCGGCGCACAGGGATGCCGCCGCCGTGGCCTGGAAGGACGGCGGCTCATCGCGCGCGGCATTTGGCCAGTTCTTGTCGGACGTCGACAGCCATGTACATGTACGAGGCAAAGATATGGAGTAG
- the LOC110432846 gene encoding ABC1 family protein YPL109C, mitochondrial-like codes for MQRLLGVGERLLAVGTNRRAATYSHPSHRSGYYTAARDNGLSTRRKIPAIFSRMFSHYKVNIRKNRAEDHKYRTKMSRGYHSLSVPVANSSATQQAQLAWKQLSRMYAYRGPRFPLLSRAACAVSLSFTRFHIIPGVMALAFGKMALAPPVLADSQPFMPRMDGIITKAQDTRQFMSSLVWSIWEGITLLVRAVHLAFLFFPATALAPFADKFSVAFRRRWLRLTRRTLEKAGPAFIKWGQWAATRPDLFPSDLCVELAKLHSAAPAHGFAYSKAAIEKAFGRELSEIFESFEENPVASGSIAQIHRATLKHQHPGKHVAVKVRHPNVGESIKRDFLLINLVAKASNIVPGLSWLRLDESVRQFAVFMMSQVDLSREAAHLSRFIYNFRRWRHVSFPKPLYPFVHPSVLVETFENGESVSRFMDEINGNARMKKDLAHIGTYAFLKMLLEDNFIHADMHPGNILVRLNESKLARRRFFRAKPHIVFLDVGMTAELTRSDRDNLQQFFKAVATRDGRTAAKCTLQLSKNQSCPNPVAFTEELDKMFTFWGTPEGDVFHPVECMHELLDTVRRHKVNIDGNICTVMVTILVIEGWQRKLDPGFDIMHTLKTLLIEKDVKQPIDFFS; via the exons ATGCAACGGCTACTGGGGGTCGGCGAGAG GCTATTGGCAGTCGGAACAAATAGGCGGGCAGCCACTTATTCCCATCCGAGCCACAGAAGTGGGTACTACACAGCAGCGAGGGACAATGGCTTGTCAACAAGGCGTAAGATTCCAGCCATCTTCTCTAGAATGTTCTCACATTACAAAGTCAATATCCGAAAGAACAGAGCTGAGGATCACAAGTATAGAACCAAGATGTCAAGAGGCTACCACTCACTCTCTGTGCCAGTGGCAAATTCATCCGCAACCCAGCAAGCGCAATTGGCATGGAAGCAGCTCAGTCGTATGTATGCATATAGAGGTCCACGGTTCCCACTGCTGAGCCGAGCAGCTTGTGCTGTAAGCCTGTCCTTTACGAGGTTCCATATCATCCCTGGGGTCATGGCTCTAGCTTTTGGCAAGATGGCACTTGCGCCTCCTGTCCTGGCAGACTCACAACCCTTCATGCCAAGAATGGATGGCATCATCACAAAGGCACAAGATACTCGCCAGTTTATGTCATCTCTTGTTTGGTCAATCTGGGAGGGCATCACTTTGCTTGTTAGAGCTGTGCATTTGGCATTCCTATTCTTCCCTGCAACTGCATTAGCTCCATTTGCTGACAAGTTCAGTGTTGCATTCAGAAGAAGGTGGCTTAGACTTACGCGCCGGACCCTTGAAAAGGCTGGGCCAGCATTCATTAAGTGGGGCCAGTGGGCTGCAACACGCCCTGATCTTTTTCCAAGTGATCTCTGTGTTGAGCTTGCAAAGCTTCACAGTGCGGCTCCAGCACATGGCTTTGCTTACAGCAAGGCTGCCATTGAGAAGGCATTTGGTCGTGAGCTTTCTGAAATATTCGAGTCCTTTGAGGAGAACCCTGTAGCTTCTGGAAGCATTGCACAAATACATCGGGCCACACTGAAACATCAACATCCTGGAAAGCATGTTGCAGTTAAGGTGAGGCATCCTAATGTTGGAGAATCAATCAAGAGAGACTTTCTACTCATCAACCTTGTGGCAAAGGCTTCTAATATTGTCCCTGGATTAAGCTGGCTGAGGCTGGATGAGAGTGTTCGCCAGTTCGCAGTATTCATGATGTCTCAAGTTGACCTTTCTAGGGAAGCTGCTCATTTGAGTCGTTTTATCTACAACTTCCGCAGATGGAGACATGTGTCTTTTCCAAAGCCCTTATATCCATTTGTGCATCCATCTGTTCTAGTTGAGACTTTTGAGAATGGAGAAAGTGTTTCTCGTTTTATGGATGAAATCAATGGGAATGCTCGAATGAAGAAAGACCTTGCACACATTGGGACATATGCTTTCCTGAAGATGCTTCTG GAGGACAATTTTATTCATGCGGACATGCACCCTGGGAACATTCTTGTCCGTTTAAATGAGAGCAAGCTTGCAAGGAGACGATTTTTCAGAGCTAAGCCCCATATTGTGTTTCTTGACGTCGGCATGACTGCTGAGCTCACACGATCTGACCGGGATAACTTACAACAGTTCTTCAAGGCGGTGGCTACTAGAGATGGTCGTACTGCTGCTAAGTGTACCCTTCAGTTATCAAAGAATCAGAGCTGTCCAAATCCAGTCGCCTTCACTGAG GAGCTGGACAAGATGTTTACATTTTGGGGAACGCCTGAAGGGGATGTTTTTCATCCTGTTGAATGCATGCATGAATTGCTTGATACAGTTCGCCGCCACAAAGTCAACATTGATGGCAACATCTGTACTGTAATGGTTACCATTTTGGTCATTGAG GGGTGGCAACGCAAACTGGACCCAGGCTTTGATATCATGCACACGTTGAAGACTTTACTGATAGAGAAGGACGTAAAGCAACCAATTGATTTTTTCTCATAA
- the LOC8056324 gene encoding uncharacterized GPI-anchored protein At4g28100: MSAHLAVALFLALAVVPSARGSDVPSFPLSQAQSPSNSSSPSNSSSPPCHLDLSAELFGGVAAACGAGGGPGSLDRGRCCPVLAAWLFAAHARTALSVPPAPAPSALAGEEGLGPGGDDGPMVPYDNQRCVDALGAALEKRGVALPRPNATCDTVLCFCGIRLHQIGSLRCPAAFAVGAGAAAKNATPTAAVKDLEKSCRNASYAGCSRCVQSLQKLKGNVSREVSGAGGDRARRMLGRDCQLMGLTWLLAKNKTAYIPTVSAVLRAMLYTAHPTESGSGSGGAAPRCSPDQENMPLAVDSLQFEHTGSATSAAASATPRGATAALLLGLALSLMIGWWDAFL; encoded by the exons ATGTCGGCGCACCTCGCCGTCGCGCTGTTCCTCGCGTTAGCCGTCGTTCCGTCGGCCCGCGGCTCCGACGTGCCGTCGTTCCCGCTGTCGCAGGCGCAGTCCCCGTCCAACTCCTCGTCCCCGTCCaactcctcctcgccgccgtgCCACCTCGACCTATCCGCCGAGCTCTTCGGTGGCGTGGCCGCGGCGTGCGGCGCCGGCGGGGGCCCCGGTTCGCTCGACCGTGGCCGCTGCTGCCCGGTGCTCGCGGCCTGGCTCTTCGCGGCGCACGCGCGCACCGCGCTGTCCGTGCCCCCGGCCCCCGCGCCCTCGGCGCTCGCCGGGGAGGAAGGGCTGGGCCCCGGCGGCGACGACGGGCCCATGGTGCCGTACGACAACCAGCGGTGCGTCGACGCGCTGGGCGCCGCGCTGGAGAAGCGCGGGGTGGCGCTGCCCCGCCCCAACGCCACGTGCGACACCGTGCTCTGCTTCTGCGGCATCCGGCTCCATCAGATCGGCTCGCTCCGCTGCCCCGCCGCGTTCGCCGTCGGCGCTGGCGCCGCCGCCAAGAACGCCACGCCCACCGCCGCCGTGAAGGACCTGGAGAAGAGCTGCCGCAACGCCTCCTACGCCGGCTGCTCCCGGTGCGTGCAGTCCCTGCAAAAG CTGAAGGGGAACGTGAGCCGCGAGGTCTCGGGCGCCGGCGGCGACCGCGCGCGGCGGATGCTGGGGCGGGACTGCCAGCTGATGGGCCTCACGTGGCTGCTGGCCAAGAACAAGACGGCCTACATCCCCACCGTCTCCGCCGTGCTGCGCGCCATGCTCTACACCGCGCACCCGACGGAgtccggcagcggcagcggcggcgcggcgccgcGGTGCAGCCCCGACCAGGAGAACATGCCGCTGGCCGTGGACTCACTGCAGTTCGAGCACACCGGCAGCGCGACCTCTGCGGCTGCCTCCGCGACGCCGCGCGGCGCCACCGCTGCCCTCCTCCTCGGCCTCGCGCTCAGCCTGATGATCGGCTGGTGGGATGCCTTCTTGTGA